The Leptospira sp. WS39.C2 genome contains a region encoding:
- a CDS encoding methylglyoxal synthase, whose protein sequence is MVLIQRKMEITKKIVLIAHDNRKEDLLDWVKYNKGTLSNHHLSATGTTGKLIHEQIGLPVFRFISGPLGGDQQIGAKIVEDSIDFMVFFWDPLSAQPHDPDVKALLRIAVLYNIPMACNRSSADFLISSPLMEKEYNRQLIDYGSRIPAKN, encoded by the coding sequence ATGGTATTAATTCAAAGAAAAATGGAAATCACCAAAAAGATCGTACTCATCGCTCATGACAATCGAAAGGAAGATTTACTCGACTGGGTGAAATACAATAAAGGCACCTTAAGTAACCACCACCTCTCCGCAACGGGAACAACAGGAAAATTGATTCACGAACAAATTGGTTTGCCTGTATTTCGATTTATTTCAGGCCCTCTCGGTGGTGACCAACAAATTGGTGCAAAGATTGTAGAAGATTCGATCGATTTTATGGTATTTTTTTGGGATCCACTCTCTGCCCAACCGCATGATCCAGATGTAAAGGCTCTCCTACGAATAGCTGTATTGTATAATATTCCAATGGCATGTAATCGTTCGAGTGCAGATTTTCTAATATCTTCTCCTCTTATGGAAAAAGAATATAATCGACAATTAATTGACTATGGTTCTAGAATACCCGCAAAAAATTAA